In Phaseolus vulgaris cultivar G19833 chromosome 7, P. vulgaris v2.0, whole genome shotgun sequence, the genomic stretch TGCCATCACACTTTTGCTTTCCATTTCCCTCTCACTTAAAGAGGATACTTCCCTCTGAAGTGACACATTCTGCTCCGCTAGCTCTCTAACTCGCTCACGAAGCCTTTGCTCCTCTAACTGGTACTTCTCAAGTTTAAATGACCAGTCACTTGATCTCCTGTCCAATTCCTTCTCCAATGCTGACTGCAtctcattcttttctttttctagtCTCTGAGTCCGATACTCAAGTTCTGTTTTTACACGGCCAAGTTCTTCCCTGGCAGAGATTCTGTCAGAAATTTGAGACCTTAGATGGGTTGAAACTTCCAGAGCCAAGCTTATTTTCTCCTCTAGTAGATGTCTGATTGTCTGAATCAGTGCTGACACATCATAACCACCATCAGGAAAAAAGCTTTCTCGTTCCAGtttctttgaaagaaaaataaccCTCTCCTCAGCCTCCTTTGATCTTTTTATTAGTTCTGCATCCGCATCCTCTTCAGGTTCACAGCTTAAACCCTCAAAATTGCCATCAACACCATGATAGCCGTTTGTCATTCTGTATGGTTCATCCAACAAATTATTTTTCGGCCGAGCATCATCAAAATCAGAGTCATAATGTCCATTCACAGATCTAGAATAGATATCTTCAATTGTGATTGGATTATCAACATTAACATTCTGCGAACATGTCTTGGCAAGATCACAGGACTGAGAAAGTCTCTCGATCACATTTTTTGCAAGACTCCTTGGGGAATCTGGTCCAACACCATTCTCTGTCCAATCTCGGGACGAGAATCGATGATGGCGGGTAACTTTAGCTTCTCTAAATGAATGAACCCTAGGTTTATCTTTGATTCCATGAGTTGGTGAATTAGGTGCTGTAAGCTGAACTTTTGGAGGAAGCTTCAGACCATAGCTCCCATGTCTACTACTATTTCTTTGTGAATTGTTCCTGGGTCTACTTTCCTCCGGATGCTGCTCTCCATCAATGTATCGATCAACAACCTTACTTGAAATGTTGCTGGAACAAGTTGATGAGTTCCCAGATGACTCGTGATGGGATCTTGAAGAACTATTAGACCTGGGTCTCTCATATCTGTGTGAATTCTGGACAGAAGACACTGAAACCTGTGTTGGCTTGTCCCGCTTTTGTTTCTCATAGTTAGGAGCCTGAGAACTGATATAACACATAGAAAGTTAAACCAAAATAAATATGTGCAAAATATAGCTAATACAACGTGGAATAAGCTTGAGTTCTGTCAACAATATGCTTCAAAAGTTAGGTTATCAAGTCTCACCGAGATGAATGCTCAAATTGATGATATGGATCAGTAACAATGCTGCTTGAAGGAGACCTGGTTGGATCTCTGAACTGGCAAGCAGATGTCGACAATGACCTGCTCCTCCTAAGATCTGGACCGCCGGAAGAACTCTGATCATCGGAACCATGTTTTCGAGTTTTGGACAACAAGCCCTTGGGACTCTGGAAATAATCATCGGCTTTACCATAAGCATGATTGTTCATTCCAACCTCGGAAAAACTATCCCATGCCTTTTGCTTATTTGTTGATTTCGATGGAGCTGCACTGTTGTTACTTCCACTGCTAGATGCAGaagatttgaaaaagaataGTTTCTTCATGCGTTAAACCTTCTCTCCAATCACTACCACAAGCTCATCAAATCAGTCAGCTTCCGGAGATTTCCAGGACCAAGGTAAATGACAGTCTACTACAGAAAAGCAAaacacagaaaataaaaaaaggtaaaacaagaTCATACAAACCAGTCACCAAgtggaaaaggaaaataaaacaGAAGAAGATCACACTCAGGAGTAGCACGAACACGTGAGACCAAAGAGAAACATTGATTATTTGATTTCAACAAcgttcatattttcaaaataaaaattaaacaaagaaAATCAAAACGCAACGGATACGACCAGCCATTAATTTAATAGTTAATCAGTAATTTAATAGTTAATTAGTAAGAATACATTCAGCCAACAACCAAGCTAATTCTGCAGTCATTATCCTCAACCCCACCCTTATCCGTTACATCCAAAACCCTGTTTCTTGGATGACTACGACAAACATGCCCTCATCACTGGTTAATTCATCAAGCAAACAACATCAACAGCAGAAACCACACAAAAGAAAACGAATTACCGCAGACCCACACCCTAAAATCATccaattttcttataaattactcagacaagaaaaaaaggaaagCTAAAAGAACAGAAAGGAAACAGTGGTGTGCCCAGTTTCCCTGCTCCACAAAGCCTGAAAATTGCATAACCCTAAAAGCAAGAAAACCTGAAATTCAGGGCTTTGTTGACGTGGGTGAGgcagagtaaaaaaaaaagtgaaaccCACTTTTCCAATTCCAATTCCAATTGTCCTTTATCAACTTTCCCAGAAAACACAAACTGaaccaaacaaaaacaaataaaaaaacacatacatatatatatatatatatatagagagagagagagagagagagagagagagtggaACTCACAAGGTTTCAAACggtaaaagaagaagaagaagaagattgtGCAGAGGAATTGAAAATTGCAAGGTttttaattgaagaaaaataattaaaaagaaatgaagGTTTGACTGAGAAATGGTAACGGAAAATATGATTGGTGTGAATTTGAAAAGaggaataaattattataatgattAAGAGTGAGGAGTGTGAAGAGCATTGGAAGTGAAGCAGTGAGTGGGAATAGTGGGAAAAGGGAAAAGGGCAAAATgggaatgaaattaaattcaaaagcTTCGTTTGCCGCGCCGAATATGCGTGCAGCACAGGAGCGTTGTTTCCTTGGATCATGCGCAGCGCACCCTATCATTGTCGTTTCAACACACTCACTCACTACTGGGGCCCACACCTACTCACACTTTAACTTTTCTCAACATTTTTATTCACATTTTTAACACTATttcttttaacattttttttttcaaagaattaaagaaataaaataaatggacACTTTAGGAATGTCTCAACCCTTATGCAGATCCATTCAAGCTGGACTAAGATGTCTGGACAAAACATACCCTTACGACATCATGTAAAAAACctgttttaacattttttttaatatttctttacCACTATTTTAATGTACACGTTAGTTTTTTATACTATTAGtgtgttttaatattttaattaaagtttaataaatATACACATGAGGTCATATATCATTAGATGAATCATTGAGGTATTTTCATACAATActttaaatttgaatataatgattttttttttgataatATTTTGAATGTGACGACTGATTATAGTGATAATATCTTAAGAGATTATAGATCGATCATTGACGGGCTTGTTCTGGTACATGTGTAGTCTTACATCGTTTAGGAGTTGAGATCAATAATACtttaaatacacattttttttcttaattaattacaaaattgtAACGGAACTCTAGGTTTTAAAACGGATAATATCTCAACAAACTTGAGATCGAAATACTTGCACCAAAATTCactgtttaaaaaaaatcagaaatatttataaataaaaatatatataaaaaggttTTACAGAATTTCGCAAATATTGttcatataataatttatattagatgaaaaaaaaaagttacatttTCATTATACtccaaataatttataataaaacagTCACGGTTATGATTAGTATGAAAACAAAATTGCAGAAATAAAGGGAAGGAATGATTATGAACATCATGCACCAGCTGCAAGAGGAATCATTTTTCACTCTGATTATTATTAACATGACAAAAAGGTACAAATTTAAAAGGTTATGCCACCCATAATTATGTGCCATAAAAGAGAAACACCACtgaagaagaaataatggaTGTGGATCGATGCCAATTTACAAAGAGAAATGCTCAATTATTTTGTCAAACAATTTAACCATGAATTAATCactacatttaaaaaattaagtggTTGTTACGATTTTATGTTTAAAAGTGTTAGACGATTTCAAACACAGAATATTCAGAGTAGTTAAAAATAAGTGTATTTTTGTAGCTTAAGAATAGCTAAAAATAAGTGTATTTTTAGCAGCTTAATGTGTTATTTGTCTATTTTTCTTGACTtctctaatatatatattaatcttCTCCTTTGGTTTCTGTTGTATCTGATCTTGTTACTGACCTTCTTTCGTAATAAATGTTCTCCTTTACTCACATGCAGATTGTTCGAGATTTCCACTATTTGTATTGATGGAGTAAAAATCCTTTAAAATGAGATCGTGAAGTGATCATTCAACACACTGCATCGAATTCGGTCTAAGACTCTACATAAAGGTGTAttagaagattaaaaaaaatgtatataaattatttttaatataaagtttTAAACAATATAATACTAACTACAAACTAAGAAACATATTTAGAATTTGTTTGTTTAGAATGATGATTGATATTGTTGAATGAGCATGATTGACGGAGAAAAAGAGAATGAATCTTCTGTTTCACTTCTCAGACAAGGAGTGCACAAATAACGTATAGAACCTCACTTTTACTGTTATGTAAATCTTTGTCTTTTTTTGTCACGTTTTACAAAGTTATACCTAATTTCACTTTTATACTTCAAttttaacaactttttttttatcaagtatAAATCACTGTgaaagtattttatttattggattaaatatattttgttgtttCTCTTTGGATTTTGTTTTTAGTTCAAATTTTAGACTTTCTGAATCTTTGTAAtaagaaaactattaaaatattagAACTTGTCTAACGTTTTatgatgttaaaatattttatatagacTTGTATATAAATGTTATAGTACAATTTAAgttacaatttttattatttaaaaaaaattaataacttattttaataattttcttactataattatttagattaaagaaaaaaaaaacatactcCTTTTACATCATTCTTTAGTTAAAGAATTCATACTTATGCTAATTCATAATTAATTTGCCTAATTGTTTTATgtctttttaaattttcatttatatgtGTTCACAGTTGAATCtcttaaaaaactatttaatttaaatatctgTATTATAAAGATTATAAAGATGTTGTTTTTAtgtatgaataaaattaaaaaatatgatttacttcacatatatataattaaaatttgttgtGAATCACTTAAACTTCActctattttaatataatcatctataataaaattagttaataGCTTATCTTCACTAAAAAATCATTCTAAATAGGGAAAACAACCTATCTAAGATCACTTCTCTTAGGTCATGGATCTGGCACGATAGTTGGTCATTTATGATCGTTTTCCGAGTCTATGTATCTAACATTATGAGGGAGAACAAATCAATGGATCTCAATCAATTAACCTTAATCAGTCAATTAAGACATAATCATGGACTAAAGGTTGAAAGGTTATAATTCGGTCTATACATACAAGATTATGCTCTACAAAAAATATCATCTAATAAACGACATTTAATAAACAATACAATAATTACTCTTAACTCATATTCTATAAGGTGATTGAAGGGAGACCACAAGGAGCTCATCCAGATTCCGACCGACCTCAAATTGGCGAGaacaaatgaaagagaaaaattataaataagtggaaatatttgatcatatgtataattttgatttttaaatctCATTCATCATAGACATTATTATTTAGTTCTTCACATTCAATAGATGGATAGAAATCATAAGTATTTCCCATACTcatattatataaaatgttggttttgtataaattatactttattaaatatttgttgcTTTATCtttcttcttaatttttatacaaaagtTAAGTCACCTCTtaaatactttatatttatttattgttttttactcataaaaaaaatgtgtgagAGTAACAAGTTGTTTGATTGTGTTTTCCCAGCACAATGTTAGCATTTTCTTCTTGCATTAGATTCACCAAATAACTCCTACTTTTTGGTTATATAGATTCACATTTTTCAATTCTAAATTGTAGCATGGCATGAGTGTGTCTCCCATGTCCCCAACTTTTGTGTCTCACATATGTTTATACACAAAATGTTTGGTTAATTATCAACCcaaaatcatatataatatttttataacctACCTTACAACAAGACATTACAGGAGAATTTTAGAAATGGTTTCAAAGCATGGCCACAGGGAGAACAAAGTCTTTTATAGAGTATCATTATGAAACTAATAAACAAATATGAAAATTCTTTTACTTGTCTTTGTGATCCATCTGCTATTAGATTTGATGGGtcaaagttattttatttttttacagcaatttgtttttatgttatttgaattatatattagATTGATTGAGGATCATGAGTATTGTGTATATAAGGATTTAGACCTAAATTTATTTG encodes the following:
- the LOC137828062 gene encoding uncharacterized protein, with product MKKLFFFKSSASSSGSNNSAAPSKSTNKQKAWDSFSEVGMNNHAYGKADDYFQSPKGLLSKTRKHGSDDQSSSGGPDLRRSRSLSTSACQFRDPTRSPSSSIVTDPYHQFEHSSRSQAPNYEKQKRDKPTQVSVSSVQNSHRYERPRSNSSSRSHHESSGNSSTCSSNISSKVVDRYIDGEQHPEESRPRNNSQRNSSRHGSYGLKLPPKVQLTAPNSPTHGIKDKPRVHSFREAKVTRHHRFSSRDWTENGVGPDSPRSLAKNVIERLSQSCDLAKTCSQNVNVDNPITIEDIYSRSVNGHYDSDFDDARPKNNLLDEPYRMTNGYHGVDGNFEGLSCEPEEDADAELIKRSKEAEERVIFLSKKLERESFFPDGGYDVSALIQTIRHLLEEKISLALEVSTHLRSQISDRISAREELGRVKTELEYRTQRLEKEKNEMQSALEKELDRRSSDWSFKLEKYQLEEQRLRERVRELAEQNVSLQREVSSLSEREMESKSVMAYNDQQLKALTDNTEIMKKEILDLQQNLLELQEKYKVAEENRDCILRNFEEKEKECKELHKSLTRLLRTCSEQEKTITGLQDGFGEELHKNQPMESVDKHTAKMRMEQMRLTGVELALRKELESCRFEADSLRHENVILLNRLKGDRKECVAATYRLDKELWTRIYCLQNQGLTMLNESTYLCSKLLEFVKGKGNRRRQNVQLDQEVIGNGLDGQFIVESETKIQGLKSGTEGLTRSLQTMSSLLKDKSNPLTSKFQSEYIDDGKLATINDQLSEDILRTELKSECLVTSLLREKLYSKELQAEQMEAELATAVRGNDILRSEVQSALDNLSSVTHKLKDLELQMLKKDENRNCLQNDLQESNRELTIMRGKLPKVTEERDYMWEKVKQYSEQNMLLNAEVNVLKKKIESLEENNLEKEGQISILQDSLAKRPFDDLLGSPEHKFFGTKLL